One stretch of Lacimicrobium alkaliphilum DNA includes these proteins:
- the glgA gene encoding glycogen synthase GlgA, with the protein MKILFVVSEVEDLAKTGGLADVAKSLPMALRALGHDVRIVKPYYRQLAEKFNLENLTEPQKLVSGDKEYRFNIKRLELESVPVYCIDYPDYFHRNGLYSDGYEAFGDNAERFAFFSAAALQAAKAVNFQPDVIHCNDWHTALCPFFVKQDESEFFARSRTLFTLHNGAYQGIHKFADIPFIRPYGELASQIDSQGNLNYLRMGLRYADKINAVSPNYARELLTPLGSHNLYQDFQLRANDVSGILNGCDYQQWDPATDKFLPKNYNSESLKGKAACKAALQEEAGLPVNDKVPLVGMLCRLTEQKGFGYLLPVLSQLLQHNVQLLVIGTGDPVISDVLEFNASQHPDKLVFRNDFSTRIAHLLEAGCDFFLMPSLFEPCGLNQMYSLAYGTIPIVRAVGGLRDTVLDLQMLPDQATGFMFEAPDSSALLNCVRRALLFYHEYPQEFIAMQKRAMRHRFTWYDAALNYQALYQHCLPMD; encoded by the coding sequence ATGAAAATACTCTTTGTGGTTTCCGAAGTGGAAGACCTGGCAAAAACCGGTGGTCTGGCTGATGTAGCCAAGTCTTTGCCGATGGCTTTGCGCGCTTTGGGCCATGATGTCAGGATTGTAAAACCTTATTACCGGCAACTGGCGGAGAAGTTCAACCTTGAGAATCTGACAGAGCCGCAGAAGCTGGTTTCGGGTGATAAAGAATACCGTTTTAATATCAAGCGTCTGGAGCTTGAATCCGTGCCGGTGTATTGCATTGACTATCCGGACTATTTTCACAGGAACGGGCTTTACTCTGATGGCTATGAGGCTTTCGGAGACAACGCCGAGCGTTTTGCCTTTTTCTCAGCCGCGGCACTGCAGGCGGCCAAAGCGGTTAATTTCCAGCCCGATGTGATTCATTGCAATGACTGGCATACTGCACTTTGTCCGTTTTTTGTGAAGCAGGACGAGAGTGAGTTTTTTGCCCGCAGTCGCACCCTGTTTACCCTCCATAATGGCGCTTATCAGGGCATCCACAAATTTGCCGATATCCCCTTTATTCGCCCTTACGGGGAACTGGCCTCACAGATAGACAGCCAGGGTAATCTTAATTATCTGCGCATGGGGCTGCGTTATGCCGATAAAATCAATGCGGTCAGCCCCAATTATGCCCGTGAGCTGCTGACCCCACTGGGTTCCCATAATCTGTATCAGGATTTCCAGCTACGGGCCAACGACGTCAGCGGCATACTCAATGGTTGTGACTATCAGCAGTGGGATCCGGCCACAGACAAGTTTCTGCCGAAAAATTATAATTCTGAATCTCTTAAGGGCAAGGCCGCCTGCAAAGCCGCGTTGCAGGAAGAAGCGGGCCTGCCGGTAAATGACAAGGTGCCGTTGGTGGGCATGTTATGTCGCCTGACTGAGCAAAAGGGCTTTGGTTATTTATTGCCGGTACTCAGCCAGTTACTTCAGCATAATGTGCAGCTGCTGGTAATCGGCACCGGCGACCCGGTGATCAGTGATGTACTCGAGTTTAATGCCTCACAGCACCCGGATAAGCTGGTGTTTCGTAATGATTTCAGTACCCGCATTGCCCATTTACTGGAGGCGGGTTGTGATTTCTTTCTTATGCCCTCGTTATTCGAACCCTGTGGGCTGAATCAGATGTACAGTCTGGCCTATGGCACTATTCCTATAGTGCGCGCTGTAGGAGGCCTGCGGGACACGGTGCTGGATCTGCAGATGTTGCCGGATCAGGCTACCGGCTTTATGTTCGAAGCCCCCGACAGTTCGGCGCTGTTAAACTGTGTACGCCGTGCCTTGTTGTTTTATCACGAGTATCCGCAAGAGTTTATAGCCATGCAGAAACGGGCCATGCGCCATCGTTTTACCTGGTATGACGCGGCACTGAATTATCAGGCGTTGTACCAGCACTGCTTACCTATGGATTAG
- a CDS encoding DUF3293 domain-containing protein, giving the protein MTENTDSCAIRQLWQHYSETVFLPEQPLPDWPQAGIVTACNPRGKVLSDNENAALNDKLSNHLHRLSLPYIRLSGCSPDLRHREPSLLVSCTQDQAMSLAGEFKQNAFFWIENDELYLCPCLLQGMPTRSLGHFAERLIHR; this is encoded by the coding sequence ATGACTGAAAATACAGATTCTTGTGCGATCCGGCAGCTTTGGCAGCATTACAGTGAAACGGTTTTTCTGCCTGAGCAGCCGCTGCCTGACTGGCCGCAGGCTGGCATTGTGACAGCCTGCAACCCGCGCGGAAAAGTACTCAGTGATAACGAGAACGCGGCACTTAACGACAAGCTAAGCAACCATCTTCACCGGCTCAGCCTGCCATATATCAGACTCTCTGGCTGCAGCCCGGATCTGAGGCACCGGGAGCCCAGCCTGCTGGTATCCTGTACACAGGATCAGGCCATGAGCCTGGCCGGAGAGTTTAAACAGAATGCCTTTTTCTGGATTGAGAATGATGAACTTTACCTTTGCCCCTGCCTGCTGCAAGGCATGCCAACACGCTCTTTGGGGCATTTCGCCGAACGACTAATCCATAGGTAA
- a CDS encoding ATP-binding protein: MPEHKRTLSIKNLFIWVVMSITTIVLILASTISLYMQITNAKEEMQGEVVTFAKIISHNAASGIVFNDNVTEEKSLEALAAATVINNVHLYKLNPANEPEFFASYNKTGQAPVRAMFDRVQELSEPRFGSDGLELITPIRLDGNHVGYVYVRASTEPLNQLTLNTVMITLSVLLLALVLSFLLTLRLQKIITRPIEDLVYLVQQISSQKDYSNRANASSLRELDILAEAFNGMLEKIQQHIQRQEEAEEEHRRLNLSLEEKVSQRTTALKEANKELIQTLEKLHQFQRQIVQNEKMASLGDMVAGVAHEVNTPIGLGVTASTMMLDRLNQLQLDFKNKTLKASALARFLNEGEENLNIIYRNLNRAAELISSFKQVAVDQSSENTRVFSFTQLMDEILMSLRPRLKKVNHEINIDCDPDLVIESKAGPINQVIINLIMNSLIHGFEFIDKGRIDIIVRMQGNDRLHIDYKDNGKGIPEHLCKRIFDPFVTTKRGQGGSGLGMHLAFNLVTQALDGSITVSSEEGHGVAFEILFPVRKVESQAAQVRNR; the protein is encoded by the coding sequence ATGCCAGAACATAAACGCACATTGTCTATCAAGAACCTGTTTATCTGGGTTGTGATGTCTATTACAACCATTGTGCTGATCCTGGCATCCACTATCTCCCTGTACATGCAGATTACCAATGCAAAAGAGGAAATGCAGGGTGAAGTGGTGACTTTCGCCAAGATCATCAGCCACAACGCCGCCAGTGGCATCGTCTTTAATGACAATGTTACCGAAGAGAAAAGCCTGGAAGCGCTCGCCGCGGCTACGGTTATCAATAATGTTCACCTGTATAAACTCAACCCGGCCAACGAACCTGAATTTTTTGCCAGTTACAATAAAACCGGTCAGGCGCCGGTGCGGGCAATGTTTGACCGCGTACAGGAATTGTCAGAGCCCAGATTCGGCTCAGATGGACTGGAACTGATTACGCCAATCAGGCTGGATGGTAATCACGTCGGTTATGTTTATGTGAGGGCGTCGACGGAGCCGCTTAATCAACTGACACTGAATACCGTAATGATCACCCTTTCAGTGCTGTTGCTGGCTCTGGTTCTGAGCTTTTTACTGACGCTGAGGTTACAGAAAATCATTACCCGTCCTATTGAGGACCTGGTGTATCTGGTACAGCAGATTTCCAGTCAGAAAGATTATTCTAATCGCGCTAATGCATCCAGTTTGCGGGAACTGGATATTCTGGCGGAGGCCTTCAATGGCATGCTGGAGAAAATTCAGCAGCATATCCAGCGCCAGGAGGAGGCCGAAGAAGAGCACCGCCGTCTGAATCTGAGCCTGGAGGAGAAGGTCAGTCAGCGCACCACTGCCCTTAAAGAGGCCAATAAGGAGCTGATTCAGACCCTCGAGAAGTTGCATCAGTTCCAGCGCCAGATCGTGCAAAATGAAAAAATGGCATCCCTGGGTGATATGGTGGCGGGAGTGGCCCATGAGGTTAATACGCCTATAGGCCTTGGGGTTACGGCTTCGACTATGATGCTAGACAGGCTTAACCAACTGCAACTGGATTTTAAGAACAAAACCTTAAAAGCCAGTGCACTGGCAAGGTTCCTGAATGAAGGGGAAGAGAACCTCAATATTATTTACCGCAACCTTAACCGTGCGGCTGAGCTGATCTCCAGCTTTAAACAGGTGGCCGTAGATCAAAGCAGTGAGAATACCAGGGTCTTCAGCTTCACTCAGTTGATGGATGAGATCCTGATGTCACTGCGGCCGAGATTGAAGAAGGTCAACCATGAGATCAATATAGATTGTGATCCGGATTTGGTGATTGAGAGCAAGGCCGGACCGATAAATCAGGTCATCATTAACCTGATTATGAACTCTCTGATTCACGGTTTTGAATTTATCGATAAAGGCCGCATCGACATTATCGTCAGGATGCAGGGCAACGACAGATTACATATCGACTATAAAGACAACGGCAAGGGTATCCCTGAGCACTTGTGCAAGCGCATTTTTGATCCCTTTGTTACCACCAAACGCGGTCAGGGTGGCAGTGGTCTGGGTATGCATCTGGCTTTTAATCTGGTCACTCAGGCACTGGACGGCTCGATCACGGTCAGCAGTGAGGAAGGTCATGGTGTGGCTTTCGAAATACTCTTTCCGGTGAGAAAGGTCGAAAGTCAGGCAGCTCAGGTAAGGAACCGGTGA
- a CDS encoding YfiR family protein: MLIMASCKRLLLAAVLFTSLSATAIGFTSEQLRAPFLLHIAGFTQFSGPLPAASTLQFCFLEGEDFPHAQIFRQAPDKTVQGRDVNLLTLSDISEIPDDQRCHLLFIGEERESEEVFELLNELNQNTISVGESLNFIEQGGMMAILPLQSKMKIFFNRDAYQKTQLKFSSALLKRVNFR; the protein is encoded by the coding sequence ATGCTGATAATGGCAAGTTGCAAGCGCCTTTTATTGGCCGCAGTGTTGTTTACCTCTTTGTCAGCTACTGCCATAGGTTTTACCTCAGAGCAGCTAAGGGCGCCATTTTTACTGCATATTGCCGGTTTTACGCAATTTTCCGGGCCGTTGCCTGCGGCCTCGACTCTGCAGTTCTGTTTTCTTGAAGGAGAAGATTTTCCTCATGCACAGATATTTCGACAGGCACCGGACAAGACGGTGCAGGGCCGGGACGTTAATCTGCTGACCCTGAGTGATATCAGTGAAATACCCGATGACCAGCGCTGTCATCTGTTGTTTATCGGTGAAGAGCGGGAGAGTGAAGAGGTATTTGAATTATTGAACGAGTTAAATCAGAACACCATTTCCGTTGGTGAAAGCCTGAACTTTATTGAGCAGGGTGGCATGATGGCAATATTGCCTTTGCAGTCAAAGATGAAAATATTTTTTAATCGAGACGCGTACCAGAAGACCCAGTTGAAATTCAGTTCGGCGCTGTTAAAGCGAGTGAACTTTCGATAA
- the arcA gene encoding two-component system response regulator ArcA has product MQTPNILIVEDEVVTRTTLTSLFEAEGYQVYEAENGEEMHDIFANHSINLVIMDINLPGKNGLILAREVRDRKNVGLIFLTGRDNDVDRILGLEIGADDYLTKPFNPRELTIRARNLLSRTLNSSEDDDLPNKVSFNGWVLDSDSRSLISPSGKEFRLPRSEFRAMHLFLRHPGKILTREQLIMEMTGRELRPNDRTVDVTIRRIRKHFESEPSAEELIVTIHGEGYRFCGEVDG; this is encoded by the coding sequence ATGCAGACTCCAAACATTCTTATAGTCGAAGATGAGGTAGTGACCAGAACAACCCTGACCAGCCTGTTCGAGGCTGAGGGCTATCAGGTGTATGAAGCTGAGAACGGTGAAGAAATGCATGACATCTTCGCTAATCACAGCATCAACCTGGTGATCATGGATATTAACCTGCCCGGCAAGAATGGCCTGATCCTGGCCAGGGAAGTACGAGATCGCAAGAATGTGGGATTGATCTTCCTGACCGGACGCGACAACGATGTTGATCGTATTCTGGGGCTGGAAATCGGCGCCGATGACTATCTGACCAAGCCTTTTAACCCCAGAGAACTGACCATCAGAGCCCGTAACCTGTTGTCACGCACGCTCAACAGCAGTGAAGATGATGATCTGCCGAATAAGGTCAGCTTCAATGGCTGGGTGCTCGACAGCGACAGTCGCAGTCTGATTTCCCCTTCTGGTAAAGAGTTCCGCCTGCCGCGCAGTGAATTCCGTGCCATGCACCTGTTTCTGCGTCACCCCGGTAAAATCCTTACCCGTGAACAGTTGATTATGGAAATGACCGGTCGTGAACTGCGCCCCAACGACAGAACCGTGGATGTGACCATTCGTCGCATTCGTAAGCATTTTGAGTCTGAGCCCAGTGCCGAGGAACTGATCGTCACCATCCATGGTGAAGGTTATCGTTTCTGTGGCGAAGTGGATGGGTGA
- the pmbA gene encoding metalloprotease PmbA has protein sequence MNPEQTLTDIQNIVEDTLKLAKKLGATQAEASMSKIQGISVSSRMQQIETLEFTNDGGLGISVYVGRRKGSASTADLSPQALKMTVEKAIEIARYTSEDPFSGLADEALIARDIPDLDLYHPQELDAEAGIRFAIEAEKAAFESDNRIVNSDGAAYNANLGVKVYGNSHGINAGYPSSRYSLSCVLIGKQGDDMQRDYAYSLSREPDKLDTPQKVGLEAARVTLSRLGGRKAKTAKVPVIFHHEIASGLFGHFVSAISGGSLYRKSSFLLDKLNHQVMPDWITIKERPHLLKGLASSPFDHEGVATRDMDIVEQGVLQHYLLTSYSGRKLNMTTNGHAGGIHNWLISNSGQDFDQLLKQMGTGLLVTELMGQGVNIVNGDYSRGAAGFWVENGEIQYPVHEVTIAGNLAQMLMNIRAIGTDTETRGAVQCGSVLVDGMQIAGE, from the coding sequence ATGAATCCAGAACAGACACTGACAGATATTCAAAACATAGTAGAAGACACCCTGAAACTGGCGAAAAAACTCGGTGCCACTCAGGCTGAAGCGAGCATGAGCAAAATTCAGGGCATTTCTGTGTCTTCGAGAATGCAGCAGATCGAAACGCTGGAGTTTACCAATGACGGTGGTCTGGGCATCAGCGTTTATGTGGGCCGGCGCAAGGGCAGTGCTTCAACGGCAGATCTGAGCCCACAGGCACTGAAAATGACGGTAGAAAAAGCCATTGAGATCGCCCGCTACACCAGCGAAGATCCGTTTTCCGGACTGGCTGATGAGGCCCTTATCGCCCGTGATATTCCCGATTTAGATCTATATCACCCCCAGGAGCTGGATGCCGAGGCCGGTATCCGATTCGCCATCGAAGCAGAAAAGGCGGCTTTTGAATCAGACAACCGCATCGTTAATTCCGATGGTGCTGCCTATAACGCCAATCTCGGCGTCAAAGTTTATGGCAACAGTCATGGTATTAATGCCGGTTATCCCAGCAGCAGATACAGCCTCAGTTGTGTACTGATCGGCAAACAGGGCGACGACATGCAGCGGGACTACGCCTACAGCCTCAGTCGTGAGCCTGATAAACTTGATACACCCCAAAAGGTTGGCCTGGAAGCTGCTCGCGTCACCCTTTCCAGACTGGGCGGCCGCAAGGCAAAAACGGCAAAGGTGCCGGTGATCTTCCATCATGAAATCGCCTCCGGCTTATTTGGCCATTTTGTGTCTGCTATCAGTGGCGGCAGCCTGTACCGTAAATCTTCTTTTTTACTGGATAAGTTAAACCATCAGGTAATGCCTGACTGGATAACGATTAAGGAACGCCCTCATCTGCTAAAAGGCCTGGCGAGTTCGCCTTTTGATCATGAAGGTGTCGCAACCCGGGATATGGACATCGTCGAGCAGGGCGTCTTACAACACTATCTGCTCACCAGCTACTCTGGCAGAAAGCTGAATATGACCACCAATGGTCATGCCGGTGGCATACATAACTGGCTGATCAGTAACAGTGGCCAGGACTTTGACCAGCTTCTTAAGCAGATGGGTACCGGCCTGTTGGTGACCGAACTCATGGGGCAGGGCGTAAACATCGTCAACGGTGATTATTCACGTGGCGCCGCCGGTTTCTGGGTAGAGAACGGTGAAATTCAGTATCCGGTGCATGAAGTGACCATTGCCGGCAACCTGGCTCAGATGCTGATGAATATCCGAGCCATCGGTACCGATACCGAAACACGTGGCGCAGTGCAATGTGGCTCGGTATTAGTGGATGGAATGCAGATAGCAGGGGAGTAG
- the yjgA gene encoding ribosome biogenesis factor YjgA, with the protein MTEMWQDEEDFEPKSKTQLKNEMHELQQLGVKLVDLGQGALDKIPMPADLREAVMLARRINRKKEGFRRQLQLIGKLMRNTDVQPIREALDILENKHQQLVKQHHHLEQLRDDIIAQGDDVINQVVEEHPVLERQKLRQLSRQANKEKAANKPPKSSRELFQYLKGELE; encoded by the coding sequence ATGACTGAAATGTGGCAAGACGAAGAGGATTTTGAACCCAAGAGTAAGACCCAGCTCAAGAATGAGATGCATGAATTGCAGCAACTGGGTGTGAAACTGGTGGATCTGGGGCAGGGGGCGCTGGATAAAATCCCTATGCCAGCGGATCTCAGGGAAGCGGTTATGCTGGCCCGACGCATCAACCGTAAAAAGGAAGGTTTCCGTCGCCAGTTGCAGTTAATCGGTAAACTGATGCGCAATACCGATGTGCAGCCTATTCGCGAGGCGCTGGATATACTGGAGAACAAGCACCAGCAACTGGTAAAACAACACCATCATCTTGAGCAGCTAAGGGACGATATTATCGCTCAGGGAGACGATGTGATTAATCAGGTGGTTGAAGAACACCCTGTGCTGGAGCGGCAGAAACTCAGGCAGCTCAGTCGCCAGGCAAACAAAGAAAAGGCGGCCAACAAGCCGCCAAAATCATCCCGTGAGTTGTTCCAGTATCTTAAAGGTGAACTGGAATAA
- the tldD gene encoding metalloprotease TldD, which translates to MNQQVEQNLLHASDLQAQDLQQALGVIYAHDNDFADLYFQSSHHESWVLEDGIIKDGSYNIERGVGVRAVSGEKTGFAYSDEISREALFQACKATRSIARAGGQHQVAAFHGQNPKSQSLYQAFNPLTDLSEQDKVTLLRNLDQHVRQLEPDISQVIVSLTGVYEEILVASTDGTYSTDVRPLVRLNCSVLMEKDGRRERGSAGMGGRYGYSWLLELEKGQPRYQQLADEALHMARVNMQAIDAPAGTMPVVLGNGWPGVLLHEAVGHGLEGDFNRKGSSAFSGRIGEQVAAKGVTVVDDGTLSQRRGSLNMDDEGTPTRANVLIEDGVLKGYMQDKLNARLMGVAATGNGRRESYAHLPMPRMTNTYMLAGNYQPEEIIASIDKGLYAPNFGGGQVDITSGKFVFSTSEAYLIEKGKITTPVKGATLIGNGPEVMRQVSMIGNDMALDKGVGVCGKDGQSVPVGVGQPTLRVDQLTVGGTA; encoded by the coding sequence TTGAATCAACAGGTTGAACAAAATTTACTCCATGCCTCAGATCTGCAGGCGCAGGACTTACAGCAGGCTCTTGGGGTTATCTATGCCCACGACAATGACTTCGCCGACCTGTATTTTCAGTCCAGCCATCACGAGAGCTGGGTGCTGGAAGACGGCATTATTAAAGATGGCAGCTATAACATAGAGCGCGGTGTCGGCGTACGTGCCGTCAGCGGTGAAAAAACCGGCTTTGCCTATTCAGATGAAATCTCCAGAGAGGCCCTTTTTCAGGCCTGTAAAGCTACCCGCAGTATTGCCCGTGCCGGCGGCCAACATCAGGTTGCCGCTTTTCATGGGCAGAACCCTAAAAGCCAGTCTTTATATCAGGCCTTTAATCCCTTAACCGATTTGAGTGAGCAGGATAAAGTGACACTGCTGCGTAACCTGGATCAACATGTTCGCCAGCTGGAGCCGGATATCAGCCAGGTTATTGTCAGCCTCACCGGTGTCTATGAAGAGATTCTGGTGGCCTCCACCGATGGCACATACAGTACCGATGTCCGGCCATTGGTCAGACTCAACTGTTCTGTGCTGATGGAAAAAGATGGCCGCCGTGAACGGGGCAGCGCTGGAATGGGTGGCCGTTACGGATACAGCTGGTTGCTGGAACTGGAAAAGGGTCAGCCCAGATATCAGCAACTGGCCGATGAAGCCCTGCATATGGCCAGAGTCAATATGCAGGCCATCGATGCTCCTGCCGGTACCATGCCAGTGGTTTTGGGTAATGGCTGGCCTGGCGTGCTGTTACACGAAGCCGTTGGCCATGGCCTGGAGGGCGATTTTAACCGCAAGGGCAGCTCGGCGTTCAGCGGCCGTATTGGCGAACAGGTGGCGGCCAAAGGCGTTACCGTGGTGGATGACGGCACCCTGAGCCAAAGACGCGGCTCGCTGAATATGGATGACGAGGGCACACCAACCCGGGCCAATGTACTGATCGAAGATGGTGTATTAAAGGGCTATATGCAGGACAAACTCAATGCCCGGCTGATGGGCGTGGCCGCCACAGGCAATGGCCGACGTGAATCCTATGCCCATTTACCCATGCCCCGTATGACCAACACCTATATGCTGGCCGGAAACTATCAGCCCGAAGAAATTATCGCCAGTATAGATAAAGGGCTGTATGCGCCGAACTTCGGCGGTGGCCAGGTGGACATCACCTCAGGTAAATTCGTGTTTTCCACCTCAGAAGCCTATCTGATAGAAAAGGGCAAAATCACCACCCCGGTCAAAGGGGCCACCCTGATCGGTAACGGCCCTGAAGTCATGCGTCAGGTGTCCATGATTGGCAATGATATGGCGCTGGATAAAGGTGTGGGTGTATGCGGAAAAGATGGCCAGAGCGTACCTGTGGGCGTCGGCCAACCCACTCTGAGAGTGGATCAGCTTACCGTTGGCGGGACTGCCTGA